From Streptomyces sp. NBC_00775, one genomic window encodes:
- a CDS encoding SpoIIE family protein phosphatase encodes MTGSAEREDQALASLADLLSGAVTDAIRAARGFAGGVYLRSSTPGLLRLAVLAGLPGPLFRPWWRMHVDRPFPAADAHRLGVEVLLTDPTETMRRYPQLAAGLPFPFGSLYVPVVGAATPFGVLTVLRPSASDATEVLPDRDRMTAVAEELGAVLASLDKNGQSVFWDGEPLCTRPPADAPSSRCVGGFTWDPTDDTVIADDALWALLGTSREGFTGTPEALARAVTRDDPRLLLAALRDTAAGSPPPHPLPVRTADGGLRLLELWISGAAPAPPYRVSGVVVDPGPGPAADGAADLLPEGVFAFDRLGLITYANPRAAELLGRPLPELLGRPLWDAVPWLDRPAYEDHLRGALLSPDPVHFQIRRPHGDGREETPGRTGGTWLTLSVYPGPNSLTCKIVPMGRVADTAEAIPYDERAMAAVPVGPDADEPMSGVPTTPPQYRPIILAIALTEAVTARQVSEVVMRELLPAFGGRRLAIYLLQDRRMYLAWETGFPQGFLAPFDGVGLDAKLPGVEALTSGRPLFFESMRQLAAAYPDIALDAKEGARAFLPLIASGRPVGSCILGFDRSRDFSTEDRTVLTALAGLIAQALERARRYDDESALARGLQEALLPHRLSAHPLVKTAGRYLPGTVGMDVGGDWYDVVKAGDGLALVIGDVQGHGVQAAATMGQLRSAVRAFTLGDHSPDEVMSGTNQLLIDLDPGQFASCCYVRVDPVTGVARAARAGHPQPLLRHPDGRTEVLDLPGGVVLGVDPRAQYPVTELLLEPDAVLALYTDGLVERPGTDIDEGVEILRAALARAGTPHGRPGSPSLSRAADLLTAEARQAIQRPDDIALLLTTRRSRRGGGH; translated from the coding sequence ATGACTGGGAGCGCCGAGCGTGAGGACCAGGCGCTGGCAAGCCTGGCCGACCTGCTCAGCGGCGCCGTGACGGACGCGATCCGGGCGGCGCGCGGCTTCGCGGGAGGCGTATACCTGCGTTCGAGTACGCCCGGGCTGCTCAGGCTGGCCGTGCTCGCGGGGCTGCCCGGCCCGCTGTTCCGCCCCTGGTGGCGCATGCACGTGGACCGCCCGTTCCCCGCCGCCGACGCCCATCGGCTCGGCGTGGAGGTGCTGCTCACCGACCCCACGGAGACGATGCGCCGCTACCCGCAGCTCGCCGCGGGACTGCCGTTCCCTTTCGGTTCGCTGTATGTCCCTGTCGTGGGCGCCGCGACGCCGTTCGGCGTCCTCACGGTGCTGCGGCCCTCGGCGTCGGACGCCACCGAGGTGCTGCCGGACCGTGACCGGATGACGGCGGTGGCCGAGGAACTGGGTGCCGTTCTGGCGTCGCTGGACAAGAACGGGCAGAGCGTCTTCTGGGACGGGGAGCCGCTGTGCACGCGGCCACCGGCCGACGCTCCTTCCTCCCGGTGTGTCGGCGGCTTCACCTGGGATCCCACCGACGACACGGTCATCGCCGACGACGCCCTGTGGGCCCTGCTCGGCACCAGCCGCGAGGGCTTCACCGGAACGCCGGAGGCGCTGGCCCGTGCGGTCACCCGCGACGATCCCCGACTGCTGCTGGCGGCGCTGCGCGACACGGCGGCCGGGAGCCCGCCGCCCCACCCGCTGCCGGTGCGCACCGCGGACGGCGGACTGCGTCTGCTGGAGCTGTGGATCTCGGGTGCCGCGCCCGCCCCGCCGTACCGGGTCAGCGGCGTGGTCGTGGATCCCGGCCCGGGCCCGGCGGCGGACGGAGCGGCGGATCTGCTGCCGGAGGGTGTGTTCGCCTTCGACCGGCTCGGACTGATCACCTACGCCAACCCGCGCGCCGCCGAGCTGCTCGGCCGGCCGCTCCCGGAGCTGCTGGGGCGTCCCCTGTGGGACGCGGTGCCCTGGCTGGACCGGCCGGCCTACGAAGATCATCTGCGTGGGGCGCTGCTGTCGCCGGATCCGGTGCACTTCCAGATCAGACGACCGCACGGAGACGGCCGCGAGGAGACTCCGGGGCGCACCGGAGGCACCTGGCTGACGCTGTCCGTCTACCCCGGCCCCAACAGCCTGACGTGCAAGATCGTGCCGATGGGGCGGGTCGCGGACACCGCGGAGGCCATCCCGTACGACGAGCGGGCGATGGCGGCCGTGCCGGTGGGGCCCGATGCCGACGAGCCCATGTCCGGTGTCCCGACGACACCGCCGCAGTACCGGCCCATCATCCTCGCCATCGCACTGACCGAGGCGGTGACGGCCCGCCAGGTGTCCGAGGTGGTGATGCGGGAACTGCTGCCCGCGTTCGGCGGACGCCGGCTCGCCATCTATCTGCTCCAGGACCGGCGCATGTACCTGGCCTGGGAGACCGGCTTCCCGCAGGGATTCCTCGCCCCGTTCGACGGGGTGGGCCTGGACGCCAAGCTGCCCGGGGTCGAGGCACTCACCAGCGGCCGCCCGCTCTTCTTCGAGTCGATGCGGCAGCTGGCGGCCGCCTATCCGGATATCGCGCTGGACGCCAAGGAGGGGGCCCGTGCCTTCCTGCCGCTGATCGCCTCGGGGCGGCCGGTAGGCTCCTGCATCCTCGGCTTCGACCGCTCCCGCGACTTCAGCACCGAGGACCGTACGGTGCTGACGGCGCTCGCCGGGCTGATCGCGCAGGCCCTGGAGCGGGCCCGGCGCTACGACGACGAGTCCGCCCTCGCCCGCGGGCTGCAGGAGGCCCTGCTGCCGCACCGGCTGTCGGCTCACCCGCTGGTGAAGACGGCCGGGCGGTATCTGCCCGGCACCGTGGGCATGGATGTGGGCGGCGACTGGTACGACGTCGTGAAGGCGGGCGACGGGCTCGCCCTGGTCATCGGCGACGTACAGGGGCACGGCGTCCAGGCGGCGGCCACGATGGGCCAACTGCGCAGCGCGGTACGGGCGTTCACGCTCGGCGACCATTCCCCGGACGAGGTGATGAGCGGCACCAACCAGCTGCTCATCGATCTCGATCCGGGTCAGTTCGCCAGTTGCTGCTACGTCAGGGTCGACCCGGTCACGGGAGTCGCCCGAGCCGCCCGGGCCGGCCATCCGCAGCCCCTGCTGCGCCATCCGGACGGCCGCACCGAGGTGCTGGACCTGCCCGGCGGGGTGGTGCTCGGAGTGGACCCGCGGGCCCAGTACCCGGTGACGGAGCTGCTGCTGGAACCCGACGCCGTGCTGGCCCTGTACACGGACGGCCTGGTCGAGCGGCCCGGCACCGACATCGACGAGGGCGTCGAGATCCTCCGCGCGGCCCTGGCCCGCGCGGGCACCCCGCACGGCAGGCCGGGCAGCCCCTCGTTGTCCCGTGCGGCCGACCTGCTCACCGCGGAGGCCCGGCAGGCCATTCAGCGCCCCGACGACATCGCGCTCCTGCTGACCACACGCCGGTCACGGCGCGGCGGTGGCCACTAA
- a CDS encoding aldo/keto reductase, whose amino-acid sequence MKYRTIGTDPKTRREVSVLALGAMLFGSRTDEKTSFAVLDRYVEAGGNFIDTSDNYAFWTDDSQGGQSEALLGRWRRSRGIGDEIVIATKLGARPLAPGTGYIDNPEGLSAKVIREAAQRSQERLGVEKIDLLYAHIEDRTVEPRETVEAFGELVAEGGVGLLGVSNHAIWRVERARALAAAAGLPGYEVLQYHHSLLRPRADVPSELFPEGNLGAATGELLSYLRAEPALTLVAYSPLLTGAYVRPDKPLLSAYDHPGTPARLAVLRDVAKETGASLNQVVLAWQIGAELPVIPLAGASSVAQLEENLAAVELELTADQRARLDAAH is encoded by the coding sequence ATGAAGTACCGCACGATCGGCACCGACCCGAAGACCCGCCGTGAGGTGAGCGTGCTCGCACTCGGTGCGATGCTGTTCGGCTCACGGACGGACGAGAAGACCTCCTTCGCCGTCCTCGACCGTTATGTCGAGGCCGGCGGGAACTTCATCGACACCTCCGACAACTACGCCTTCTGGACCGACGACAGCCAGGGCGGCCAGAGCGAGGCGCTGCTCGGACGCTGGCGGCGCAGCCGCGGCATCGGCGACGAGATCGTCATCGCGACCAAACTGGGCGCGCGGCCGCTGGCCCCCGGCACCGGATACATCGACAACCCGGAGGGCCTGTCCGCCAAGGTGATCCGCGAGGCGGCCCAGCGCAGCCAGGAACGCCTCGGCGTGGAGAAGATCGACCTGCTGTACGCGCACATAGAGGACCGAACCGTGGAACCGCGGGAGACCGTGGAGGCGTTCGGTGAGCTGGTCGCCGAGGGCGGTGTCGGGCTGCTCGGGGTGAGCAACCACGCCATCTGGCGGGTGGAGCGGGCCCGCGCCCTCGCCGCCGCGGCCGGACTGCCCGGCTATGAGGTCCTGCAGTACCACCACAGCCTCCTGCGGCCGCGCGCCGACGTGCCCAGCGAACTCTTCCCCGAGGGCAATCTCGGCGCGGCGACGGGGGAACTGCTCAGCTATCTGCGAGCCGAGCCCGCGCTGACGCTGGTCGCCTACTCGCCCCTGCTGACCGGCGCGTACGTACGGCCGGACAAGCCGCTGCTGTCCGCCTACGACCACCCGGGAACGCCGGCCCGGCTCGCCGTGCTGCGGGACGTGGCGAAGGAGACGGGGGCGAGCCTCAACCAGGTGGTGCTGGCCTGGCAGATCGGTGCCGAGTTGCCGGTGATCCCCCTCGCCGGGGCGTCCTCCGTGGCCCAGCTGGAGGAGAACCTGGCCGCGGTGGAGCTGGAACTGACGGCGGATCAGCGGGCCCGGCTGGACGCCGCTCACTGA
- a CDS encoding NUDIX domain-containing protein — MTAGIDTPDRRGRTGLDRVGRDLTGNPRVKIRDVQLLSCHWYVERTTTFDFRHADGTWSTQERETHDRGNGATLLLYDAERETVLLTRQFRYPVYVNGHPDGMLIETPGGLLDEEDEHPEVAVRREVIEETGHTVGEVHHVFDVYMSPGSVTERVSFYAASYGPSTRTHEGGGLDEEGEDIEIVELPFRSALDMIRTGEIADAKTIMLLQWAALEGPFNKA; from the coding sequence ATGACCGCAGGCATCGACACCCCGGACCGCCGGGGCCGCACCGGACTCGACCGCGTCGGCCGCGACCTGACCGGCAACCCCCGCGTCAAGATCCGGGACGTGCAACTCCTGTCCTGCCACTGGTACGTGGAGCGCACCACCACTTTCGACTTCCGGCACGCCGACGGCACCTGGAGCACCCAGGAGCGCGAGACGCACGACCGCGGCAACGGCGCCACCCTCCTCCTGTACGACGCCGAACGCGAAACCGTGCTGCTGACCAGGCAGTTCCGCTACCCCGTGTACGTCAACGGGCACCCCGACGGCATGTTGATCGAGACACCGGGCGGGCTGCTCGACGAGGAGGACGAGCATCCCGAAGTCGCCGTGCGGCGCGAGGTCATCGAGGAGACCGGGCACACCGTCGGCGAGGTCCACCACGTCTTCGACGTCTACATGAGCCCGGGCTCGGTCACCGAGCGGGTGAGTTTCTACGCCGCCTCGTACGGCCCCTCCACCCGTACCCACGAGGGCGGCGGGCTTGACGAGGAAGGCGAGGACATCGAGATCGTCGAACTGCCCTTCCGCAGCGCCCTGGACATGATCCGCACCGGGGAGATCGCCGACGCGAAGACCATCATGCTGCTGCAATGGGCAGCCCTGGAAGGACCGTTCAACAAGGCTTGA
- a CDS encoding LysR family transcriptional regulator ArgP, translating into MMTELPLDQVRTLLAVVDEGTFDAAAAALHVTPSAVSQRVKALEQRTGRVLLMRTKPVRPTDSGEVVVRFARQLARLERDARAELGLTGSGEPTRLSIAVNSDSLATWFLPALTRVPEELRLCFELRREDQDHTATLLREGLVMAAVTSSPDAVTGCSVRALGRMRYLPVASPGFAGRWLGGPPKTPLRDVIGDAPLVVFDRNDGLQDDFVRAFRGGRGAGALRHFMPTSEGFVDAVVAGMGWGMVPEVQAEPLLRAGRLVNLAPDRAVDVPLFWQQWKLDSPALAAVAAAVAAVAAETLAPGPGS; encoded by the coding sequence GTGATGACGGAACTCCCCCTCGACCAGGTGCGCACGCTGCTCGCGGTGGTCGACGAGGGCACCTTCGACGCGGCGGCCGCCGCCCTCCATGTGACGCCGTCGGCGGTCAGCCAGCGCGTCAAGGCGCTCGAACAGCGCACGGGCCGGGTCCTGCTGATGCGGACGAAACCGGTACGGCCGACCGATTCGGGCGAAGTCGTGGTGCGCTTCGCGCGTCAGCTGGCCCGGCTGGAGCGCGACGCGCGGGCCGAGCTCGGTCTGACCGGTTCCGGGGAGCCGACGCGGCTGTCGATCGCCGTGAACTCCGACTCCCTGGCGACGTGGTTCCTCCCCGCGCTGACCCGTGTCCCGGAGGAGCTGCGGCTCTGTTTCGAGCTGCGCCGCGAGGACCAGGACCATACGGCCACGCTGTTGCGCGAGGGGCTGGTGATGGCGGCAGTGACCTCGTCACCGGACGCGGTCACGGGCTGCTCGGTCCGCGCGCTCGGCCGCATGCGCTACCTGCCGGTCGCGAGCCCCGGTTTCGCCGGGCGATGGCTCGGCGGCCCGCCGAAGACGCCGCTGCGGGACGTGATCGGCGACGCGCCCCTGGTCGTGTTCGACCGCAACGACGGCCTCCAGGACGACTTCGTCCGCGCGTTCCGGGGCGGACGCGGCGCCGGCGCGCTGCGGCACTTCATGCCCACGTCGGAGGGGTTCGTGGACGCCGTCGTGGCCGGCATGGGCTGGGGAATGGTGCCCGAAGTGCAGGCCGAACCGCTGCTGCGGGCCGGGCGGTTGGTCAACCTCGCGCCGGACCGGGCGGTCGACGTTCCGCTGTTCTGGCAGCAGTGGAAACTCGACTCCCCCGCGCTCGCCGCCGTCGCCGCGGCTGTGGCGGCCGTCGCCGCCGAGACGCTCGCTCCCGGACCGGGTTCCTGA
- a CDS encoding MDR family MFS transporter: MKSLAEQFRSFNGCVRLLMVQQFTINTAFYMLMPYLAVHLADGLGMAAWAVGLVLGVRNFTQQGMFLIGGTLADRLGHKPMIMAGCGLRTVGFGLLGFVDSLPALVAASALTGFAGALFNPAVRACLAQEVGERRVAAFATFNVFYQAGMFVGPLVGLALLSADFGLVCSVAALLFLALTVIQFRMLPDRGGNSTTEPGGLLADWRTVVRNRPFLLFSAAMIGSYVLSFQVYLALPLQAHRVAPDSGDAVTTALFAVSAGVAVAGQMKITAWVRARWTARRAIVHGIALMGAAFLPLLLDTGAVTGDTGAIGRLTALAPLFATVTLLGLGTAVVYPFEMDTVVSLAGGRLVATHYGLYNTVSGLGITLGNLITGALWDAAEREGHPELTWWALAATGALCAGCVGLLARSGRLTPRAEPELAVVAMSSNR, encoded by the coding sequence ATGAAGTCACTCGCCGAGCAGTTCCGTTCGTTCAACGGATGCGTCCGGCTGCTGATGGTTCAGCAGTTCACCATCAACACCGCGTTCTACATGCTGATGCCCTATCTCGCCGTTCATCTCGCGGACGGGCTGGGGATGGCCGCCTGGGCGGTCGGCCTGGTGCTGGGGGTGCGCAACTTCACCCAGCAGGGGATGTTCCTGATCGGTGGCACGCTCGCCGACCGGCTCGGCCACAAGCCCATGATCATGGCCGGATGCGGGCTCCGTACCGTCGGATTCGGCCTGCTGGGGTTCGTGGACTCGCTGCCGGCTCTCGTCGCGGCCTCGGCGTTGACGGGGTTCGCCGGAGCCCTGTTCAACCCGGCGGTCCGCGCCTGTCTCGCGCAGGAGGTGGGGGAGCGGAGAGTGGCGGCGTTCGCGACGTTCAACGTCTTCTACCAGGCCGGGATGTTCGTCGGTCCGCTGGTCGGACTCGCGCTGCTGTCCGCCGACTTCGGGCTGGTCTGCTCCGTCGCCGCGCTGCTGTTCCTCGCCCTGACGGTCATTCAGTTCCGCATGCTGCCCGATCGCGGGGGCAACTCGACGACGGAACCCGGCGGCCTGCTCGCCGACTGGCGCACCGTCGTCCGCAACCGGCCCTTCCTGCTCTTCTCCGCCGCCATGATCGGCTCGTACGTCCTGTCCTTCCAGGTCTACCTCGCGCTGCCGTTGCAGGCGCACCGGGTGGCCCCGGACAGCGGCGACGCGGTGACCACGGCCCTGTTCGCGGTCTCCGCCGGGGTGGCCGTGGCCGGACAGATGAAGATCACGGCATGGGTGCGGGCGCGATGGACCGCGCGTCGCGCCATCGTCCACGGCATCGCACTCATGGGCGCTGCCTTCCTGCCCTTGCTCCTCGACACCGGAGCGGTGACCGGAGACACCGGTGCCATCGGCCGGCTGACGGCTCTGGCCCCCCTGTTCGCGACGGTCACCCTGCTCGGACTGGGCACGGCCGTGGTCTACCCGTTCGAGATGGACACCGTCGTCTCGCTCGCCGGCGGGCGGCTGGTCGCCACCCACTACGGCCTGTACAACACCGTCTCCGGACTCGGTATCACTCTGGGAAACCTGATCACGGGCGCCCTCTGGGACGCCGCCGAACGCGAGGGGCACCCGGAGTTGACGTGGTGGGCGCTCGCGGCGACGGGCGCGCTCTGTGCCGGATGCGTCGGCCTGCTGGCCCGCTCGGGCCGCCTGACACCTCGGGCCGAGCCGGAACTCGCCGTGGTGGCCATGTCCAGCAACAGGTGA
- a CDS encoding LysE/ArgO family amino acid transporter: MTDALTAVAAGFGTGLSLIVAIGAQNAFVLRQGIRRDAILTVVGICALSDAALIALGVGGVGAVVVAWPAALTAVGLVGGAFLLVYGFLAARRVLKPSALKAATVPTGSRRRAVLTCLALTWLNPHVYLDTVFLLGSIAADRGPLRWTFGLGAALASLCWFVALGFGARLLSRFLARPSSWRVLDGLVATTMIAMGASLIAGA; encoded by the coding sequence ATGACAGACGCCCTGACCGCCGTGGCCGCCGGATTCGGCACCGGCCTCTCCCTCATCGTCGCCATCGGCGCCCAGAACGCGTTCGTGCTGCGCCAGGGCATCCGCCGGGACGCGATCCTCACCGTGGTGGGCATCTGCGCCCTGTCCGACGCGGCGCTCATCGCGCTGGGTGTCGGCGGGGTGGGTGCGGTGGTCGTGGCCTGGCCGGCGGCCCTCACCGCGGTCGGGCTGGTCGGCGGCGCCTTCCTCCTGGTCTACGGATTCCTCGCCGCACGGCGGGTCCTGAAGCCCTCGGCCCTCAAAGCGGCGACCGTGCCGACGGGCTCGCGGCGTCGCGCCGTACTCACCTGCCTGGCCCTGACCTGGCTCAACCCGCACGTCTACCTCGACACCGTGTTCCTGCTCGGCTCGATCGCGGCCGACCGCGGCCCGCTGCGCTGGACCTTCGGCCTGGGCGCGGCCCTGGCCAGCCTGTGCTGGTTCGTCGCGCTCGGCTTCGGCGCCCGGCTGCTCAGCCGCTTCCTGGCCCGGCCCTCGTCCTGGCGCGTGCTGGACGGCCTGGTCGCCACGACGATGATCGCCATGGGTGCCTCGCTGATCGCCGGTGCCTGA
- a CDS encoding PLP-dependent cysteine synthase family protein, which yields MSTALRRISSRDISSFLAAHELPDPLGAPRRSPAGLVGNTPVLWIGEPFNPAGRGFWAKLEGANPGGIKDRPALHMVSAARERGDLAPCAPIIESTSGTLGLGLALAGITYGHPVTLVTDPGLEPLMAHQLRALGAHVDVVTEPHPVGGWQEARRQRVGELLARTPSAWCPDQYNNPDNVAAYAPLALELTVQLGRIDVLVAAVGTGGHSAGIARTLRAFHPELRLVGVDSVHSTVFGQPAGPRLMRGLGSSIHPGNVDHAAFAEVHWVAPGEAVWTCRELARGHYASGGWSVGAVALVANWLARTQPARTRIAAVFPDGVHRYWDTVYSDDYCRTHDLLRRLPAAEPDEIAHPGERTVERWTRCTGVTAPVGTGGAAR from the coding sequence ATGAGCACGGCCCTGCGCAGGATCTCCTCGCGCGACATCTCCTCCTTCCTCGCGGCACATGAACTCCCCGACCCGCTCGGCGCACCGCGCCGGTCACCCGCCGGCCTGGTCGGCAACACCCCCGTCCTGTGGATCGGCGAACCCTTCAACCCCGCGGGACGGGGTTTCTGGGCCAAACTCGAAGGCGCCAACCCTGGCGGCATCAAGGACCGTCCGGCGCTGCACATGGTCTCCGCGGCGCGCGAGCGCGGCGACCTCGCGCCCTGCGCCCCGATCATCGAGTCCACCAGCGGCACCCTCGGCCTGGGCCTGGCGCTGGCCGGGATCACCTACGGCCACCCGGTCACGCTGGTCACCGACCCCGGCCTGGAGCCACTGATGGCGCACCAGCTCCGCGCCCTCGGCGCGCACGTGGACGTCGTCACCGAGCCGCACCCGGTGGGAGGCTGGCAGGAAGCCCGCCGGCAACGGGTCGGCGAACTGCTCGCCCGTACGCCCTCGGCCTGGTGCCCCGATCAGTACAACAACCCCGACAACGTCGCCGCCTACGCCCCGCTCGCCCTCGAACTCACCGTCCAGCTCGGCCGGATCGACGTCCTCGTGGCCGCGGTCGGCACCGGCGGACACTCGGCGGGCATCGCCCGCACCCTGCGCGCCTTCCACCCGGAGCTCAGACTCGTCGGCGTCGACTCGGTGCACTCGACCGTCTTCGGCCAGCCGGCGGGCCCGCGCCTGATGCGGGGCCTCGGCAGCAGCATCCATCCGGGCAATGTCGACCACGCGGCCTTCGCGGAGGTCCACTGGGTCGCTCCCGGCGAGGCGGTGTGGACCTGCCGCGAACTGGCCCGCGGCCACTACGCCAGCGGCGGATGGAGCGTCGGCGCGGTGGCGCTGGTGGCGAACTGGCTGGCCCGTACGCAGCCCGCGCGCACCCGTATCGCGGCGGTCTTCCCCGACGGTGTGCACCGCTACTGGGACACGGTCTACAGCGACGACTACTGCCGGACCCACGACCTCCTCCGTCGACTCCCGGCCGCCGAGCCGGACGAGATCGCGCACCCCGGCGAGCGTACGGTCGAGCGCTGGACCCGCTGCACCGGCGTCACCGCACCCGTCGGGACGGGAGGGGCGGCGCGATGA
- a CDS encoding DUF2218 domain-containing protein, producing the protein MLTAEARVETDRPSRYLVQLCKHFDNKGRHLSHRPRGHNGEDAQALDETRAAAAQAQVEWSETRGSVRLPWGRCELRAEPGALTAHVEAVDEENLRRLQDLVAGHVARFGRREELTVTWKGPETAMEPADDNAVDLAPATRGEVVRSRRRARTAALVAIGVLAVAVHLGLGGVLLANLRWTGWAVGVVLAVVLLKVTVLTGLGRFVLRRDRTSRAR; encoded by the coding sequence ATGCTGACCGCCGAAGCCCGTGTCGAGACCGATCGTCCGAGCCGGTATCTCGTCCAGCTCTGCAAGCACTTCGACAACAAGGGGCGGCACTTGAGCCATCGGCCGCGCGGCCACAACGGCGAGGACGCGCAGGCGCTGGACGAGACGCGGGCGGCGGCAGCCCAGGCGCAGGTCGAATGGTCCGAGACGCGGGGGAGCGTCCGCCTTCCCTGGGGCCGGTGCGAGCTGCGGGCCGAACCGGGCGCGCTGACCGCACATGTCGAAGCCGTCGACGAGGAGAACCTGCGGCGGCTCCAGGACCTCGTCGCCGGGCACGTCGCGAGGTTCGGCAGGCGTGAGGAGCTGACGGTGACCTGGAAAGGGCCCGAAACCGCGATGGAGCCGGCCGACGACAACGCCGTCGACTTGGCTCCGGCGACGCGAGGAGAGGTCGTACGAAGCCGTCGGCGCGCCAGGACGGCGGCCCTCGTGGCGATCGGCGTGCTCGCCGTCGCCGTACACCTCGGGCTGGGCGGAGTCCTGCTCGCGAACTTGCGGTGGACGGGATGGGCCGTGGGCGTCGTCCTGGCGGTCGTCCTGCTGAAGGTCACCGTCCTGACGGGCCTGGGCCGCTTCGTCCTGCGCCGAGACAGGACCTCCCGGGCCCGCTGA